The Saccharopolyspora gloriosae genome window below encodes:
- the cas5e gene encoding type I-E CRISPR-associated protein Cas5/CasD — protein sequence MTHTLALCLDAPMQSWGLRSRFQSRDTAQEPTKSGVIGLLAAALGIARDKDDEVQELAKARMGVRVDREGLVERDYHTVNRVPNTEGKAHRTAVSHRYYLADAVFLVALEHEDRAELLRWHATLNDPVWPIYFGRKAFVPARPLVSPEADSSLLGVTEQSAADVLAEHGWLENRTKDRDSTTKAVSHGEERSLRTLIDTGPDDEIAEPRRDVPVSFHPRNRLYGTRSVRPGHVQLTESMIHAGAHLCT from the coding sequence ATGACCCACACGCTCGCACTGTGCCTGGACGCCCCCATGCAGTCCTGGGGTCTGCGCTCCCGGTTCCAGAGCCGCGACACCGCGCAGGAACCCACCAAGTCCGGCGTCATCGGCCTGCTCGCCGCCGCGCTCGGCATCGCCCGGGACAAGGACGACGAGGTGCAGGAACTCGCAAAGGCTCGGATGGGCGTTCGCGTCGACCGGGAAGGCCTCGTGGAACGCGACTACCACACGGTCAACCGCGTCCCCAACACCGAAGGCAAGGCCCACCGCACCGCCGTCAGCCACCGCTACTACCTGGCCGACGCGGTGTTCCTCGTCGCCCTCGAACACGAGGACCGGGCCGAACTGCTGCGCTGGCACGCCACGCTCAACGACCCCGTGTGGCCGATCTACTTCGGGCGCAAGGCCTTCGTACCCGCCCGCCCGCTCGTCTCGCCGGAGGCCGACTCGTCCTTGCTCGGCGTCACCGAGCAGTCCGCTGCAGACGTGCTCGCCGAGCACGGATGGTTGGAGAACCGAACCAAGGACCGGGACAGCACGACGAAGGCCGTGTCCCACGGCGAAGAGCGCTCGCTTCGGACGCTGATCGACACCGGCCCGGACGACGAGATCGCCGAACCGCGTCGAGACGTCCCGGTTTCCTTCCACCCGCGCAACCGCCTGTACGGAACCCGATCCGTGCGTCCCGGACACGTGCAGCTCACCGAATCGATGATCCACGCCGGAGCACACCTGTGTACCTGA
- the cas6e gene encoding type I-E CRISPR-associated protein Cas6/Cse3/CasE has translation MYLSRLTPDTTSHRFRRDHGDLQHMHRTVMSGFPDTEQDKRARSEHAVLWRLDSADRGFALYVQSRTRPDWDHLGDYLDQPAEVQELAPVLDAVQPGRKLAFRLAANPTKRLRYEDQRVSGRAGRRDNRYPIIKPEAQLAWLVNQGDRNGFIIPAGSDARPDVALVPGPRLTGRQTGSPKTNKVSVDPVRFDGHLVVTDAELLTAALAAGIGPAKAYGCGLLTLARARQS, from the coding sequence GTGTACCTGAGCCGACTCACGCCCGACACCACCTCGCACCGGTTCCGCCGCGACCACGGCGACCTGCAGCACATGCACCGCACCGTCATGTCCGGATTCCCGGACACCGAACAGGACAAGCGCGCCCGCTCCGAACACGCGGTGCTGTGGCGACTGGACTCGGCCGACCGCGGCTTCGCCCTCTACGTCCAGAGCCGCACTCGCCCGGACTGGGACCACCTCGGCGACTACCTCGACCAACCCGCCGAGGTCCAGGAGCTTGCGCCCGTGCTCGATGCCGTCCAGCCCGGGCGCAAGCTCGCGTTCCGCCTGGCGGCGAACCCCACGAAACGCCTTCGCTACGAAGACCAGCGCGTATCCGGGCGCGCCGGTCGCCGCGACAACCGCTACCCCATCATCAAACCCGAAGCGCAGCTCGCCTGGCTGGTCAACCAGGGCGACCGCAACGGCTTCATCATCCCCGCAGGCTCCGACGCGCGACCCGACGTCGCGCTCGTCCCCGGTCCGCGCCTCACCGGCCGGCAAACCGGCTCGCCGAAGACCAACAAGGTCTCGGTGGATCCCGTGCGCTTCGACGGGCACCTCGTCGTCACCGACGCCGAACTCCTCACCGCAGCGCTCGCCGCGGGAATCGGCCCGGCGAAGGCCTACGGGTGCGGTCTGCTCACGCTCGCGCGAGCGCGCCAGAGCTGA
- a CDS encoding WhiB family transcriptional regulator → MKIHDARSWEREAACAGTDPRLWFGEDDVRESGSDAHRRRENAKAICRTCPVLTDCLVDELLRPHPEQHGIRGATTPGERARILARWRAAGLVPGHASPANADALRALLGEEPRQRTA, encoded by the coding sequence GTGAAGATCCACGACGCCCGATCCTGGGAACGCGAAGCAGCCTGCGCTGGAACGGACCCCCGGCTGTGGTTCGGCGAGGACGACGTCCGCGAATCCGGCAGCGACGCCCACCGCCGCCGCGAAAACGCCAAAGCGATCTGCCGAACCTGCCCGGTGCTCACCGACTGCCTCGTCGACGAGCTCCTGCGCCCCCATCCCGAACAACACGGCATCCGCGGCGCCACCACCCCCGGAGAACGAGCCCGAATCCTCGCCCGCTGGAGGGCCGCCGGACTCGTACCCGGACACGCCTCGCCGGCCAACGCCGATGCACTGCGCGCACTCCTCGGTGAAGAACCACGCCAGCGGACGGCGTAG
- a CDS encoding GGDEF domain-containing protein translates to MHQTCTAAAGAGAVAAGVGWAHAAHRLHHRTRQLRIAHRDPVTGLLTRSGWESTAPEALHRSTVCSLLDLDGFKQINDTFGHASGDHVLRAVARRVRCVLPADSVFARLGGDEFVFLANWNPAEIGAAADELLDVITAPLPIGERAVQVGCSAGLVLLRDLPSRPVLLREAVTAADRAMYEAKVFRSGWRRYDPLLHADPPTAHCSAPLERVRDHGPQPHLGRTP, encoded by the coding sequence ATGCACCAAACCTGTACCGCGGCGGCCGGCGCCGGAGCCGTGGCCGCCGGAGTCGGCTGGGCGCACGCCGCCCACCGCCTGCACCACCGCACCCGCCAACTCCGCATCGCCCACCGCGATCCGGTCACCGGACTGCTCACCAGATCCGGCTGGGAGAGCACCGCCCCCGAAGCACTGCATCGCAGCACCGTGTGCAGCCTGCTCGACCTCGACGGCTTCAAGCAGATCAACGACACCTTCGGCCATGCCAGCGGTGACCACGTGCTGCGTGCTGTGGCGCGGCGAGTTCGTTGTGTGCTGCCAGCGGATTCCGTGTTCGCTCGACTCGGCGGTGATGAGTTCGTCTTCCTCGCTAATTGGAACCCGGCGGAGATCGGTGCAGCGGCCGACGAACTCCTCGACGTCATCACCGCGCCCCTACCGATCGGCGAACGTGCGGTTCAGGTCGGCTGCTCAGCAGGACTGGTGCTGCTGCGGGACTTGCCGAGCCGACCGGTGCTGCTGCGCGAAGCGGTCACCGCGGCGGACCGCGCCATGTACGAGGCGAAGGTCTTCCGATCCGGCTGGCGCCGCTACGACCCGCTGCTGCACGCCGACCCACCAACCGCCCACTGTTCCGCACCGCTCGAACGCGTCCGGGACCACGGTCCCCAACCACACCTCGGGAGGACTCCGTGA
- a CDS encoding type IV secretory system conjugative DNA transfer family protein: MSRTFSPTVDRDLVVVGLLVVVASGVLALAGVLVLAAAAATAFAGGPWRLPDYGAWLPAAMSVLGQPTDPGVALGEPWASALAGRAQLYWTFAVGSLAVGAAAVVPVGMAAWSRFGPTELGHASRMEVRRELSLHAARRTAEWTRPGLSAEQRRSAPLEQVAAPLHRGPNWQLLGTPLENPTGAFAPTQSGKSRTDVVHKALAAPGVLVCSSTKPDLVEFAALARSRRPGAGPVYVFDTTGKVHWPARIQPSPIPGCRDFAVARRRAETLVDASAVGLSDVGGNDKVFRERAKAVVQAYLIAAAHEQRGVADLVAWSITKPPDQEPVELLRKHGFPELADNLKAEIGMVAETSDAVWLSVRRVIEPWLDPQLRELCSPAAGKEFDAASFVANQGSLFLVADKHQAAQVRPVLTALVEDILTTEQEMALSYPHRRLDPPATNDLDELYDATPIPKLPEILADSAGRGVLIHWAAQSMAHLEDLYGESGRRQLLDNTTTLTFWGGIKDAKTLELVSTLAAHHERKRYQQQSDGLFGFGRTSVGTEDVPTYRPGAVRTLPRGRVLIFHRHLRPILARTVDVRKRSDWPQLRADQQAVRAGTAAIDADGYAAKAVDAR; encoded by the coding sequence ATGAGCCGCACCTTCTCCCCGACGGTCGACCGTGACCTCGTGGTGGTCGGACTCCTCGTGGTCGTGGCCAGCGGAGTGCTCGCACTCGCCGGGGTGCTTGTGCTCGCCGCCGCAGCCGCCACGGCGTTCGCCGGCGGGCCGTGGCGACTGCCCGACTACGGCGCCTGGCTCCCGGCAGCCATGTCCGTCCTCGGACAGCCGACGGATCCGGGCGTCGCGCTCGGCGAGCCGTGGGCGAGCGCGTTGGCGGGCCGGGCTCAGCTGTACTGGACGTTCGCAGTCGGGTCCCTCGCGGTCGGTGCCGCGGCCGTCGTGCCGGTGGGAATGGCGGCGTGGTCCCGGTTCGGTCCCACCGAGCTCGGTCACGCCAGCCGGATGGAGGTCCGCCGCGAGCTGTCCCTGCACGCTGCTCGGCGCACCGCGGAGTGGACCCGACCTGGACTCAGCGCAGAGCAGCGGCGGTCAGCACCGCTGGAGCAGGTCGCCGCACCGCTGCACCGCGGCCCGAACTGGCAATTGCTGGGCACGCCCTTGGAGAACCCGACGGGCGCGTTCGCCCCAACCCAGAGCGGCAAGAGCCGAACCGATGTCGTCCACAAGGCGCTCGCTGCGCCAGGAGTGCTGGTCTGCTCGTCGACGAAGCCGGACCTCGTGGAGTTCGCCGCGCTGGCGCGCTCGCGCCGTCCAGGCGCTGGTCCGGTGTACGTGTTCGACACGACGGGCAAGGTCCACTGGCCGGCTCGGATCCAGCCGTCTCCGATCCCCGGCTGCCGCGACTTCGCGGTCGCGCGACGCCGCGCGGAAACGCTGGTGGACGCCTCCGCGGTCGGCCTGAGCGACGTGGGCGGCAACGACAAAGTGTTCCGGGAGAGGGCCAAGGCCGTGGTGCAGGCCTACTTGATCGCCGCAGCCCACGAGCAGCGCGGAGTCGCCGACCTGGTCGCCTGGTCGATCACGAAACCACCGGACCAGGAGCCGGTCGAGCTGCTGCGCAAGCACGGTTTCCCCGAGCTGGCCGACAACCTGAAAGCCGAGATCGGCATGGTCGCGGAAACCTCGGATGCGGTGTGGCTGTCGGTGCGCAGGGTGATCGAGCCGTGGTTGGATCCGCAACTTCGGGAGCTGTGCTCCCCGGCGGCAGGGAAGGAGTTCGACGCGGCGTCGTTTGTGGCCAACCAGGGCTCGCTGTTCCTCGTCGCCGACAAGCACCAGGCCGCGCAAGTCCGTCCGGTGCTGACCGCGCTCGTGGAGGACATCCTCACCACAGAACAGGAAATGGCGTTGAGCTATCCCCACCGGCGCCTGGATCCACCGGCGACGAACGACCTCGACGAGCTCTACGACGCCACACCGATCCCGAAGCTTCCGGAGATCCTCGCCGACTCCGCCGGTCGAGGCGTGCTGATCCACTGGGCCGCGCAGTCGATGGCGCACCTCGAAGACCTGTACGGCGAGTCCGGCCGACGCCAGCTGCTGGACAACACCACGACGCTGACGTTCTGGGGCGGCATTAAAGACGCTAAAACCTTGGAGCTGGTCTCGACCCTGGCCGCTCATCACGAGCGCAAGCGCTACCAGCAGCAATCCGACGGGCTGTTCGGCTTCGGCCGCACCTCCGTGGGCACCGAGGACGTGCCCACCTATCGGCCCGGTGCGGTCCGAACCCTGCCGCGAGGTCGGGTGCTCATCTTCCACCGGCACCTGCGTCCCATCCTCGCCCGCACCGTCGATGTGCGAAAACGCTCCGACTGGCCGCAGCTTCGAGCCGACCAGCAAGCCGTCCGAGCGGGCACGGCGGCGATCGACGCCGACGGCTACGCCGCGAAGGCGGTGGATGCTCGGTGA
- a CDS encoding C40 family peptidase: protein MSGASKAALATAAAAFLIVLPVALVGIAVLAVSSSLGVAFSGCSGGPGAGGQQASDREWTGEQMTNAQTITGIVEQRQLPQRAAVLALSTAIVESDLVNVHHGDRDSLGLFQQRPSQGWGSAEQVTNPVYATNTFLDHLVELDDWYEMPPGVAQQTVQASAFPDRYAPQEAPASELMNRFWRGPDNPPPTNGAEPAAVCGDPGGASTPLDPQKLPPGYRLPAEPTRRAAVQYALAQLGKPYVFGAKGPDAFDCSGLMQAAWAHAGVPISAGTTSQVHDGRAVAALGQIAPGDLVFIPGSLGSPSNPRHVGMYAGHGLIVNAYDESTGVVLEQLDAWEPQVVAIRRVAEPRGANA, encoded by the coding sequence CCGGTGCGAGCAAAGCAGCGCTGGCCACGGCCGCCGCGGCCTTCCTGATCGTGCTGCCCGTGGCGCTGGTCGGAATCGCGGTGCTGGCGGTGTCCAGCAGCCTCGGCGTCGCCTTCAGCGGCTGCAGCGGCGGTCCCGGTGCCGGCGGGCAGCAGGCCAGCGACCGGGAATGGACCGGTGAGCAGATGACCAACGCCCAGACGATCACCGGCATCGTCGAGCAGCGACAGCTGCCCCAACGCGCCGCGGTCCTCGCGCTCTCCACCGCGATCGTCGAATCCGATCTGGTCAACGTCCACCACGGCGACCGCGACAGCCTCGGGCTGTTCCAGCAGCGCCCCAGCCAAGGATGGGGCTCCGCAGAGCAGGTCACCAACCCCGTCTACGCCACCAACACCTTCCTCGACCACCTCGTCGAGCTCGACGACTGGTACGAGATGCCGCCCGGCGTCGCCCAGCAAACCGTGCAGGCATCCGCCTTCCCCGACCGCTACGCCCCGCAGGAAGCCCCCGCCAGTGAGCTGATGAACCGCTTCTGGCGCGGGCCCGACAACCCGCCACCCACCAACGGCGCGGAGCCCGCAGCGGTCTGCGGTGATCCGGGTGGTGCGAGCACTCCGCTCGACCCGCAGAAGCTTCCACCGGGCTACCGGCTTCCCGCGGAGCCGACCCGGCGCGCGGCGGTGCAGTACGCACTCGCCCAGCTCGGGAAGCCCTACGTCTTCGGCGCGAAAGGCCCCGACGCCTTCGACTGCTCCGGGCTGATGCAAGCCGCGTGGGCGCACGCCGGAGTCCCGATCTCGGCGGGCACCACCAGCCAAGTCCACGACGGTCGCGCGGTTGCCGCGCTGGGCCAGATTGCTCCGGGGGATCTCGTGTTCATCCCCGGCTCGCTGGGCTCACCGAGCAACCCGCGCCACGTCGGCATGTACGCCGGGCACGGACTGATCGTCAACGCCTACGACGAGAGCACCGGCGTCGTACTCGAACAGCTCGACGCCTGGGAACCGCAGGTCGTGGCGATCCGTCGCGTCGCCGAACCGAGAGGAGCGAACGCATGA